Proteins encoded by one window of Lathyrus oleraceus cultivar Zhongwan6 chromosome 1, CAAS_Psat_ZW6_1.0, whole genome shotgun sequence:
- the LOC127077166 gene encoding uncharacterized protein LOC127077166, translating into MKKLYHKATVHPTPPVITDQLSFLPATILTLAAALSTEDREVLAYLIYCSSAATPTGNPKRSTVRNTDHVTLFNCSCFRCYTSYWVRWDESPNRELIHEIIDAFEEWLAQSNKGEKKGKGKKEKRNKKGFGNKRYGHTHSGVLNRSLVNESTQMESVGDSSNSVISSGCGGSESGERVVVVVGGDEYEEKGSVRKFMSFIGERIWGVWG; encoded by the coding sequence ATGAAGAAGCTCTACCATAAAGCGACGGTTCATCCAACCCCACCGGTTATCACCGACCAACTTTCCTTCCTTCCGGCAACCATCCTCACCCTAGCAGCTGCTCTCTCAACCGAAGACAGAGAAGTCTTGGCTTACCTCATCTACTGTTCATCCGCTGCAACCCCTACCGGCAACCCAAAACGGAGCACCGTTAGGAACACCGATCATGTTACTCTCTTCAACTGTAGTTGTTTCCGATGCTACACGAGTTACTGGGTCAGATGGGACGAGTCGCCGAATCGTGAACTCATACATGAAATCATCGATGCTTTTGAGGAGTGGCTGGCTCAGAGTAATAAAGGTGAgaagaaagggaaaggaaagaAAGAGAAGAGAAACAAGAAAGGGTTTGGGAATAAGCGCTATGGTCATACTCATTCCGGTGTGTTGAATCGGTCTTTGGTGAACGAGTCGACTCAGATGGAATCGGTGGGGGATAGTAGTAATAGTGTTATTAGTAGCGGTTGTGGTGGTAGTGAAAGTGGTGAAAgggtggttgttgttgttggtggtgATGAATATGAAGAGAAAGGGTCGGTGAGAAAATTTATGAGTTTCATTGGAGAAAGGATTTGGGGTGTTTGGGGATAG